Proteins co-encoded in one Octopus bimaculoides isolate UCB-OBI-ISO-001 chromosome 7, ASM119413v2, whole genome shotgun sequence genomic window:
- the LOC128248358 gene encoding uncharacterized protein LOC128248358 produces the protein MTKQTLKLGTVCWPVSSCQTVQPMPAWKIDFKQELRRWRRWHGDDDDDLQLLLQLLLLPLLLLLLPHYYYFYYCCCCCYYYYYCCCCCCYYYYYYCRTTTTTNTAALLLLLILPHYYYYYYYCCCCYYYYYCCCYYYYYYCRTTTTTNTAALLLLLLILPHYYYYYYYYCCCYYYYCCCTTTTTTTTAAAAAITTTTAAAAALLLLPLLLLLLLLLLVLLLLLLLLLVLLLLLVPVLLLLILLLLLLVLLLLVLLLLLLLLLLLLLLLLLLLLLLLLVLLLLLLLLLLLLVLLLLLLLLLLLLPSPVTFL, from the exons ATGACAAAGCAGACACTGAAACTTGGCACAGTCTGTTGGCccgtcagttcctgtcaaacagtccagcctatgccagcctggaaaatagattttaaacaaGAATTACGGCGATGGCGACGGTGgcacggcgacgacgacgacgac ctacaactactattacaactgttgctgctgccactactactactactactgccgcactactactacttctactactgctgctgctgctgctattactactactactgctgctgctgctgctgctattactactactactactgccgcactactactactactaatactgccgcactactactactactaatactgccgcactactactactactactactactgctgctgctgctattactactactactgctgctgctattactactactactactgccgcactactactactactaatactgccgcactactactactactactaatactgccgcactactactactactactactactactgctgctgctattactactactgctgctgcactactactactactactactactgctgctgctgctgctattactactactactgctgctgctgctgcactactactactacctctactactgctgctgttgctattactgctggtgctactactactgttactactactactggtgctactactactgctggtgccagtgctgctgctactaatactactactactgctgctggtgctattactgctggtactactactactactactactactactactactactactactactactactactgctgttgctattactgctggtactactactactactactgctgttgctattactgctggtactactactactactactactgctgctgctgttgctaccatCACCAGTCACCTTTCTCTAG